The Cucurbita pepo subsp. pepo cultivar mu-cu-16 chromosome LG08, ASM280686v2, whole genome shotgun sequence genome contains a region encoding:
- the LOC111799527 gene encoding uncharacterized protein LOC111799527 isoform X6 yields the protein MVQNPTPICRISVPKMMKDQPAIYPKVKVREENELDDHPAVNEQKRSYLLSLKDLESLFLEDSSNSSGKEHRVSPSSTAKVPKVYSPNVVKPSTSESQDKRCNKVNTRASSIPMPRAVLSSPENDLMIGKKNRKPTEKPSVLKNHNSVQSRHSQCKTVARHSGNENPICSRKSKETVVDSKCRSAGKNRSQSP from the exons ATGGTTCAAAATCCAACGCCCATATGCCGCATCTCTGTTCCTAAGATGATGAAGGACCAGCCTGCAA TCTATCCGAAGGTGAAGgtgagggaggagaacgagCTCGATGATCACCCTGCTGTAAATGAGCAGAAGAGAAGTTATCTGTTGTCTTTGAAAGATTTGGAATCACTATTTCTTGAAGACTCCTCAAATTCTTCAG GAAAGGAGCATCGTGTTTCTCCATCATCCACTGCTAAAGTTCCGAAAGTTTACAGTCCCAATGTAGTAAAGCCATCCACTTCTGAATCTCAAG ATAAGAGGTGTAACAAAGTTAATACTAGAGCCAGTTCAATCCCAATGCCTCGTGCCGTCCTATCCAGCCCTG AAAATGATCTGatgattgggaagaaaaacagaaaaccaACTGAAAAACCATCAGTCTTGAAGAATCACAATTCAGTTCAGTCCAGACACTCACAGTGTAAGACCGTCGCTAGGCACAGTGGCAACGAAAATCCCATCTGCTCGAGGAAATCCAAGGAAACTGTCGTCGATAGTAAATGTCGATCGGCTGGGAAGAATAGAAGCCAGAGTCCTTGA
- the LOC111799527 gene encoding uncharacterized protein LOC111799527 isoform X4, whose amino-acid sequence MVQNPTPICRISVPKMMKDQPAIYPKVKVREENELDDHPAVNEQKRSYLLSLKDLESLFLEDSSNSSELHRERASCSDLGTPNFRAKVWRKEHRVSPSSTAKVPKVYSPNVVKPSTSESQDKRCNKVNTRASSIPMPRAVLSSPENDLMIGKKNRKPTEKPSVLKNHNSVQSRHSQCKTVARHSGNENPICSRKSKETVVDSKCRSAGKNRSQSP is encoded by the exons ATGGTTCAAAATCCAACGCCCATATGCCGCATCTCTGTTCCTAAGATGATGAAGGACCAGCCTGCAA TCTATCCGAAGGTGAAGgtgagggaggagaacgagCTCGATGATCACCCTGCTGTAAATGAGCAGAAGAGAAGTTATCTGTTGTCTTTGAAAGATTTGGAATCACTATTTCTTGAAGACTCCTCAAATTCTTCAG aaCTACATAGAGAAAGGGCATCTTGTTCTGATCTAGGGACACCAAACTTCAGAGCAAAAGTGTGGA GAAAGGAGCATCGTGTTTCTCCATCATCCACTGCTAAAGTTCCGAAAGTTTACAGTCCCAATGTAGTAAAGCCATCCACTTCTGAATCTCAAG ATAAGAGGTGTAACAAAGTTAATACTAGAGCCAGTTCAATCCCAATGCCTCGTGCCGTCCTATCCAGCCCTG AAAATGATCTGatgattgggaagaaaaacagaaaaccaACTGAAAAACCATCAGTCTTGAAGAATCACAATTCAGTTCAGTCCAGACACTCACAGTGTAAGACCGTCGCTAGGCACAGTGGCAACGAAAATCCCATCTGCTCGAGGAAATCCAAGGAAACTGTCGTCGATAGTAAATGTCGATCGGCTGGGAAGAATAGAAGCCAGAGTCCTTGA
- the LOC111799527 gene encoding uncharacterized protein LOC111799527 isoform X3 translates to MVQNPTPICRISVPKMMKDQPAIYPKVKVREENELDDHPAVNEQKRSYLLSLKDLESLFLEDSSNSSELHRERASCSDLGTPNFRAKVWRKEHRVSPSSTAKVPKVYSPNVVKPSTSESQADKRCNKVNTRASSIPMPRAVLSSPENDLMIGKKNRKPTEKPSVLKNHNSVQSRHSQCKTVARHSGNENPICSRKSKETVVDSKCRSAGKNRSQSP, encoded by the exons ATGGTTCAAAATCCAACGCCCATATGCCGCATCTCTGTTCCTAAGATGATGAAGGACCAGCCTGCAA TCTATCCGAAGGTGAAGgtgagggaggagaacgagCTCGATGATCACCCTGCTGTAAATGAGCAGAAGAGAAGTTATCTGTTGTCTTTGAAAGATTTGGAATCACTATTTCTTGAAGACTCCTCAAATTCTTCAG aaCTACATAGAGAAAGGGCATCTTGTTCTGATCTAGGGACACCAAACTTCAGAGCAAAAGTGTGGA GAAAGGAGCATCGTGTTTCTCCATCATCCACTGCTAAAGTTCCGAAAGTTTACAGTCCCAATGTAGTAAAGCCATCCACTTCTGAATCTCAAG CAGATAAGAGGTGTAACAAAGTTAATACTAGAGCCAGTTCAATCCCAATGCCTCGTGCCGTCCTATCCAGCCCTG AAAATGATCTGatgattgggaagaaaaacagaaaaccaACTGAAAAACCATCAGTCTTGAAGAATCACAATTCAGTTCAGTCCAGACACTCACAGTGTAAGACCGTCGCTAGGCACAGTGGCAACGAAAATCCCATCTGCTCGAGGAAATCCAAGGAAACTGTCGTCGATAGTAAATGTCGATCGGCTGGGAAGAATAGAAGCCAGAGTCCTTGA
- the LOC111799527 gene encoding uncharacterized protein LOC111799527 isoform X5: protein MVQNPTPICRISVPKMMKDQPAIYPKVKVREENELDDHPAVNEQKRSYLLSLKDLESLFLEDSSNSSGKEHRVSPSSTAKVPKVYSPNVVKPSTSESQADKRCNKVNTRASSIPMPRAVLSSPENDLMIGKKNRKPTEKPSVLKNHNSVQSRHSQCKTVARHSGNENPICSRKSKETVVDSKCRSAGKNRSQSP, encoded by the exons ATGGTTCAAAATCCAACGCCCATATGCCGCATCTCTGTTCCTAAGATGATGAAGGACCAGCCTGCAA TCTATCCGAAGGTGAAGgtgagggaggagaacgagCTCGATGATCACCCTGCTGTAAATGAGCAGAAGAGAAGTTATCTGTTGTCTTTGAAAGATTTGGAATCACTATTTCTTGAAGACTCCTCAAATTCTTCAG GAAAGGAGCATCGTGTTTCTCCATCATCCACTGCTAAAGTTCCGAAAGTTTACAGTCCCAATGTAGTAAAGCCATCCACTTCTGAATCTCAAG CAGATAAGAGGTGTAACAAAGTTAATACTAGAGCCAGTTCAATCCCAATGCCTCGTGCCGTCCTATCCAGCCCTG AAAATGATCTGatgattgggaagaaaaacagaaaaccaACTGAAAAACCATCAGTCTTGAAGAATCACAATTCAGTTCAGTCCAGACACTCACAGTGTAAGACCGTCGCTAGGCACAGTGGCAACGAAAATCCCATCTGCTCGAGGAAATCCAAGGAAACTGTCGTCGATAGTAAATGTCGATCGGCTGGGAAGAATAGAAGCCAGAGTCCTTGA
- the LOC111799527 gene encoding uncharacterized protein LOC111799527 isoform X2: MVQNPTPICRISVPKMMKDQPAIYPKVKVREENELDDHPAVNEQKRSYLLSLKDLESLFLEDSSNSSELHRERASCSDLGTPNFRAKVWSKFPPNLTENEGKEHRVSPSSTAKVPKVYSPNVVKPSTSESQDKRCNKVNTRASSIPMPRAVLSSPENDLMIGKKNRKPTEKPSVLKNHNSVQSRHSQCKTVARHSGNENPICSRKSKETVVDSKCRSAGKNRSQSP; the protein is encoded by the exons ATGGTTCAAAATCCAACGCCCATATGCCGCATCTCTGTTCCTAAGATGATGAAGGACCAGCCTGCAA TCTATCCGAAGGTGAAGgtgagggaggagaacgagCTCGATGATCACCCTGCTGTAAATGAGCAGAAGAGAAGTTATCTGTTGTCTTTGAAAGATTTGGAATCACTATTTCTTGAAGACTCCTCAAATTCTTCAG aaCTACATAGAGAAAGGGCATCTTGTTCTGATCTAGGGACACCAAACTTCAGAGCAAAAGTGTGGAGTAAGTTTCCACCAAATCTGACAGAAAACGAAG GAAAGGAGCATCGTGTTTCTCCATCATCCACTGCTAAAGTTCCGAAAGTTTACAGTCCCAATGTAGTAAAGCCATCCACTTCTGAATCTCAAG ATAAGAGGTGTAACAAAGTTAATACTAGAGCCAGTTCAATCCCAATGCCTCGTGCCGTCCTATCCAGCCCTG AAAATGATCTGatgattgggaagaaaaacagaaaaccaACTGAAAAACCATCAGTCTTGAAGAATCACAATTCAGTTCAGTCCAGACACTCACAGTGTAAGACCGTCGCTAGGCACAGTGGCAACGAAAATCCCATCTGCTCGAGGAAATCCAAGGAAACTGTCGTCGATAGTAAATGTCGATCGGCTGGGAAGAATAGAAGCCAGAGTCCTTGA
- the LOC111799526 gene encoding pentatricopeptide repeat-containing protein At4g02750-like yields MFFVARSSFALRPTWIFSLYRRTSILLSTSTSCLQARHAPPTFSNLKPLNSEISSCMRNGLVEEAQKLFDEMPQRNVVTWNAMIRGYFLNGWCSDGISLFRRMPERDIFSYNTVIAGLMQCGDVDDAKDIFDVMPFRDVVSWNSMIAGYVRNGLLEKAIQLFDEMPLKDVISWNLIIGGLVNCGKLDSAEVYFGKMNRRDLVSWTIMISGLARAGRVEKARKLFENMPMKDDRAWNAMMAGYIENGQIEMAEELFEKMPERNFDSWNGLVNGLVGSQRVEDARRLFMEMPEKCQKTWNNIVLAYIRNGLVKETHGVLEKTPYGNIVSWTNLIVGYFGIGEVGIAVKIFESIQDKDATIWNATIFGLGENDRGEEGLKLFTRMIKLGPCLDKATFTSVLTICSNLEALQLGRQAHGLVIKAGFSDIVSVSNAMVTMYARCGNMDCALMEFRSMSSRDVISWNSIICGFAHHGNGKEALEMIEKMRLANIEPNHITFIGVLSACSHKGLVEQGRYYFNLMKNECSIQPLSEHYTCLVDLFGRFGLIDEALSFLVEMKTEEIEVPPSVWGALLGACRIHKNYDVGVIAGEKVLEKEPHNSGVYLILAEMYLGSGKREDAERILARMKNNGVKKQPGCSWVEINNSGHVFLSGDRSNPHFDRICCVLKLLNLEMELQTT; encoded by the coding sequence ATGTTCTTTGTAGCTCGGTCCTCATTTGCACTCAGACCCACATGGATTTTCTCTCTATATCGCAGGACatcaatcttgctttcaaCTTCCACCTCCTGCTTGCAAGCTCGTCATGCTCCACCCACGTTTTCAAATCTAAAGCCTCTCAATTCCGAGATCTCAAGCTGTATGAGAAATgggttagtggaagaagccCAGAAActgttcgacgaaatgccTCAACGAAATGTTGTGACTTGGAACGCGATGATTCGCGGCTACTTCTTGAACGGGTGGTGTAGTGATGGGATTAGCTTGTTTCGTCGAATGCCAGAGCgagatattttttcttataatacgGTGATTGCTGGGTTGATGCAATGTGGGGATGTTGATGATGCGAAGGATATTTTTGATGTAATGCCGTTTAGAGATGTTGTGAGTTGGAATTCGATGATTGCGGGGTATGTTCGAAATGGGTTACTTGAGAAAGCGATACAGTTGTTCGATGAAATGCCTTTGAAAGATGTAATTTCTTGGAACTTGATAATTGGAGGGCTTGTAAACTGCGGCAAACTTGATTCGGCTGAAGTGTATTTTGGCAAAATGAACAGGCGTGATCTTGTGTCGTGGACCATCATGATCTCGGGGCTTGCCCGTGCAGGACGCGTTGAGAAGGCAAGGAAGCTTTTTGAGAACATGCCCATGAAAGATGATCGAGCGTGGAATGCCATGATGGCTGGGTATATAGAGAATGGGCAGATTGAAATGGCAGAGGAGCTGTTTGAGAAAATGCCTGAACGAAACTTTGATTCTTGGAACGGTTTAGTGAATGGATTGGTTGGAAGCCAAAGGGTTGAAGATGCTAGGAGACTTTTTATGGAAATGCCAGAGAAATGCCAAAAGACATGGAACAATATTGTGCTAGCATACATAAGGAATGGACTGGTAAAAGAGACTCATGGAGTTCTTGAGAAAACCCCATATGGTAATATAGTTTCATGGACTAATTTGATCGTGGGATACTTTGGGATTGGTGAAGTTGGAATAGCAGTGAAGATCTTTGAATCAATCCAGGATAAGGATGCAACCATATGGAATGCTACAATATTCGGATTAGGAGAGAACGACCGAGGCGAGGAAGGTTTGAAGCTTTTTACTAGAATGATAAAGTTAGGTCCATGTCTCGATAAAGCTACATTTACGAGTGTTCTAACGATCTGTTCCAACCTGGAAGCTTTGCAGCTTGGTAGACAAGCACATGGACTTGTTATAAAAGCTGGATTCAGTGACATTGTTTCGGTTTCAAATGCTATGGTTACTATGTATGCAAGATGTGGGAACATGGATTGTGCTTTGATGGAGTTTCGTTCGATGTCGAGCAGGGATGTAATTTCTTGGAATTCTATTATCTGTGGGTTTGCTCACcatggaaatggaaaagaagcactggaaatgattgaaaaaatGAGATTAGCTAACATAGAACCTAATCATATAACCTTTATTGGTGTTCTGTCTGCTTGTAGCCATAAGGGTCTAGTGGAACAAGGAAGGTACTatttcaatttgatgaaaaacGAATGTTCTATTCAGCCATTGAGCGAGCATTATACGTGCTTAGTTGATTTGTTCGGGCGATTCGGGCTTATTGACGAGGCACTGAGTTTTCTAGTTGAAATGAAAACGGAGGAAATCGAAGTTCCTCCGAGCGTTTGGGGGGCTTTGCTTGGAGCTTGCAGAATCCATAAGAATTATGATGTAGGGGTGATTGCAGGTGAAAAAGTTCTGGAGAAGGAGCCTCATAACTCTGGAGTGTATTTGATTTTAGCAGAAATGTATTTGGGAAGTGGGAAAAGAGAAGATGCTGAAAGGATTTTGGCAAGAATGAAGAACAATGGAGTTAAGAAACAACCAGGGTGTAGTTGGGTTGAGATAAACAATAGCGGACACGTCTTTCTTTCGGGAGATCGTTCGAACCCGCATTTTGATAGAATCTGTTGTGTTTTAAAGCTGTTGAATCTGGAGATGGAGTTGCAAACAACATAG
- the LOC111799527 gene encoding uncharacterized protein LOC111799527 isoform X1, giving the protein MVQNPTPICRISVPKMMKDQPAIYPKVKVREENELDDHPAVNEQKRSYLLSLKDLESLFLEDSSNSSELHRERASCSDLGTPNFRAKVWSKFPPNLTENEGKEHRVSPSSTAKVPKVYSPNVVKPSTSESQADKRCNKVNTRASSIPMPRAVLSSPENDLMIGKKNRKPTEKPSVLKNHNSVQSRHSQCKTVARHSGNENPICSRKSKETVVDSKCRSAGKNRSQSP; this is encoded by the exons ATGGTTCAAAATCCAACGCCCATATGCCGCATCTCTGTTCCTAAGATGATGAAGGACCAGCCTGCAA TCTATCCGAAGGTGAAGgtgagggaggagaacgagCTCGATGATCACCCTGCTGTAAATGAGCAGAAGAGAAGTTATCTGTTGTCTTTGAAAGATTTGGAATCACTATTTCTTGAAGACTCCTCAAATTCTTCAG aaCTACATAGAGAAAGGGCATCTTGTTCTGATCTAGGGACACCAAACTTCAGAGCAAAAGTGTGGAGTAAGTTTCCACCAAATCTGACAGAAAACGAAG GAAAGGAGCATCGTGTTTCTCCATCATCCACTGCTAAAGTTCCGAAAGTTTACAGTCCCAATGTAGTAAAGCCATCCACTTCTGAATCTCAAG CAGATAAGAGGTGTAACAAAGTTAATACTAGAGCCAGTTCAATCCCAATGCCTCGTGCCGTCCTATCCAGCCCTG AAAATGATCTGatgattgggaagaaaaacagaaaaccaACTGAAAAACCATCAGTCTTGAAGAATCACAATTCAGTTCAGTCCAGACACTCACAGTGTAAGACCGTCGCTAGGCACAGTGGCAACGAAAATCCCATCTGCTCGAGGAAATCCAAGGAAACTGTCGTCGATAGTAAATGTCGATCGGCTGGGAAGAATAGAAGCCAGAGTCCTTGA